The following proteins are co-located in the Bordetella bronchialis genome:
- a CDS encoding GntR family transcriptional regulator, with the protein MASSSASPFDLLRSMTLSGLVQEEILRGIKSGELTVGSRLNESELSQRLGVSRSPLREAFRALEEAGLVRLEKNRGVFIRDLSDEEAAELYDVRAGMDEMVGRRLAPRITDGQLAELGAMLTELETTSARDGVNRYFELNLAFHDRLVQMTGNATLLGLYRQVVNRIHLLRRRGFSLAGSSSASHAEHRAILEALRTRDADVAARAMRQHVESGYQRALTAHHLEESPAPTRMPA; encoded by the coding sequence ATGGCTTCCTCTTCCGCCTCGCCTTTCGATCTGCTGCGGTCCATGACCTTGTCCGGCCTGGTGCAGGAAGAAATCCTGCGCGGCATCAAGTCCGGCGAACTCACCGTGGGCTCGCGCCTGAACGAAAGCGAACTGTCGCAGCGCCTGGGCGTCAGCCGCAGTCCGCTGCGCGAGGCCTTTCGCGCGCTGGAGGAAGCCGGGCTGGTCCGGCTGGAGAAAAACCGCGGCGTGTTCATCCGCGATCTGTCGGACGAAGAGGCCGCCGAGCTGTACGACGTGCGTGCCGGCATGGACGAAATGGTGGGCCGGCGCCTGGCGCCCCGCATCACGGACGGACAACTGGCGGAACTGGGCGCCATGCTGACCGAGCTGGAAACCACTTCCGCCCGCGACGGCGTCAACCGGTACTTCGAATTGAACCTGGCCTTTCACGACCGGCTGGTGCAGATGACCGGCAACGCCACGCTGCTGGGACTGTACCGGCAGGTGGTGAACCGCATCCATCTGCTGCGCCGGCGTGGCTTCTCATTGGCGGGCAGTTCCTCGGCTTCGCACGCGGAACATCGCGCCATACTGGAAGCCCTGAGGACGCGCGACGCCGATGTCGCGGCGCGCGCCATGCGGCAGCATGTGGAAAGCGGCTACCAGCGGGCGCTGACCGCGCATCATCTGGAAGAAAGCCCCGCGCCGACGCGCATGCCCGCTTGA
- a CDS encoding LysR family transcriptional regulator: MELRHLRYFVAVAEEQHMTRAAQRLGIQQPPLSQQIRDLERELGVRLFDRTPRSIKLNGSGQVFLKDARRLLADAESAVARVRQASRGESGRIAVGYTSSASLHPLVPRLLRAFHARHPHVDLEFQENATRDLLEAVAGESIDAAFVRSTTDRYPSLRSIVLADEPMVVALPVGHRLAKRRKAILLAELAEEPWIFYRRADGPGIQDELMPACRKAGYTPRIVADVPRLLSAVTLVSAGRGITIVPRAIDAVHQESVVYRKLAAASAFTIPLTLVFRASPSAPVRRLVDMALAEKKKGGSPGA; the protein is encoded by the coding sequence ATGGAACTTCGTCATTTGCGCTATTTCGTCGCGGTCGCGGAGGAACAGCACATGACCCGGGCCGCACAGCGCCTGGGCATACAACAACCGCCGCTCAGCCAACAGATCCGCGACCTTGAACGCGAGCTGGGCGTGCGCTTGTTCGACCGCACGCCGCGCAGCATCAAGTTGAACGGCAGCGGCCAGGTGTTCCTGAAAGACGCACGCCGTCTGCTGGCCGACGCCGAAAGCGCCGTAGCGCGGGTACGGCAGGCATCGCGCGGCGAGTCCGGACGCATCGCGGTGGGCTATACCAGTTCCGCCTCCCTGCACCCGCTCGTGCCCCGGCTTCTCCGGGCCTTTCACGCCAGGCATCCGCACGTCGACCTGGAATTCCAGGAGAACGCCACGCGGGATTTGCTGGAGGCCGTGGCGGGCGAATCCATCGATGCAGCGTTCGTACGATCGACCACCGACCGATACCCCAGCTTGCGCTCGATCGTACTGGCCGATGAACCCATGGTCGTGGCCCTGCCTGTCGGTCATCGGCTGGCAAAGCGCCGCAAGGCGATCCTGCTGGCCGAGCTCGCGGAGGAACCCTGGATCTTCTACCGCCGCGCCGACGGCCCCGGCATCCAGGACGAACTGATGCCGGCCTGCCGCAAAGCCGGCTACACGCCCCGCATCGTCGCCGACGTCCCGCGTCTGCTGTCCGCCGTCACGCTGGTTTCCGCCGGGCGGGGGATTACCATCGTGCCGCGGGCGATAGACGCGGTGCACCAGGAAAGCGTCGTGTACCGCAAACTGGCTGCGGCCTCGGCCTTCACCATCCCCTTGACGCTGGTGTTCCGCGCATCGCCTTCCGCGCCGGTGCGGCGTCTGGTCGATATGGCCCTCGCCGAGAAGAAAAAAGGCGGCTCGCCTGGCGCTTGA
- a CDS encoding catalase, protein MTDKIFDTSAPSTTTTGAPAVSDRNSLTVGPDGPIVLHDVHFLEQMAHFNREKVIERQPHAKGSGAFGVFETTEDVSKYTKAALFQRGAKTEMLARFSTVAGEQGSPDTWRDVRGFSLKFYTSEGNYDLVGNNTPIFFVRDPMKFPHFIRSQKRLPDSGLRDNHMQWDFWTNNPESAHQVTYLLGPRGLPRTWRHMNGYGSHTYMWVNAKGERFWVKYHFHSQQGMAFFSNAEAAAMAGSDADFHRRDLFDAIKRGDCPSWELSVQIMPYADARSYRINPFDLTKVWPHKDYPLIKVGRMTLNRNPVNFFAEIEQAAFSPGNTVPGIGLSPDKMLLGRAFAYNDAQRNRIGANFHQLPVNQPKVPVNTYMIDGPMTYHHTGAAPVYAPNSGDRPWADETGKVDNGWESDGEMVRSAYTLRAEDDDFSQPGTLVREVFSDADRAALVETVAGSLLGGVREPVLSRAFQYWRNVDPEVGARIEDKVRKGQAGKPAEGQGQA, encoded by the coding sequence ATGACTGACAAAATCTTCGATACCTCGGCACCGTCGACGACCACGACGGGCGCGCCCGCGGTCAGCGACCGGAACTCCCTGACTGTGGGCCCGGACGGCCCCATCGTCCTGCACGATGTGCACTTCCTGGAGCAGATGGCGCACTTCAACCGGGAAAAGGTCATCGAGCGCCAGCCCCACGCCAAAGGATCCGGCGCCTTCGGCGTATTCGAAACCACCGAGGATGTCTCGAAGTACACCAAGGCCGCCCTGTTCCAGCGCGGCGCCAAGACCGAGATGCTGGCACGGTTTTCGACGGTGGCCGGCGAACAGGGCAGTCCCGACACATGGCGCGACGTGCGCGGATTCTCGCTGAAGTTCTACACCAGCGAGGGCAACTACGACCTGGTGGGCAACAACACGCCGATATTCTTCGTCCGCGACCCGATGAAGTTCCCGCACTTCATCCGCAGCCAGAAGCGCCTGCCCGACAGCGGGCTGCGCGACAACCACATGCAATGGGACTTCTGGACCAACAACCCGGAAAGCGCCCACCAGGTGACGTATCTGCTAGGACCGCGCGGGTTGCCTCGCACCTGGCGCCACATGAACGGATACGGCTCGCATACCTATATGTGGGTCAACGCCAAGGGCGAGCGTTTCTGGGTGAAGTACCACTTCCACAGCCAGCAGGGCATGGCGTTCTTCAGCAACGCCGAGGCCGCCGCCATGGCCGGCTCCGACGCGGACTTCCACCGGCGCGACCTGTTCGACGCCATCAAGCGCGGCGACTGTCCTTCGTGGGAGCTGTCGGTGCAGATCATGCCCTATGCCGACGCCAGGAGCTATCGCATCAATCCTTTCGACCTGACTAAAGTATGGCCGCACAAGGACTACCCGCTGATCAAGGTCGGCAGGATGACCTTGAACCGCAACCCGGTGAACTTCTTCGCCGAGATCGAACAGGCGGCGTTTTCGCCCGGCAACACCGTGCCCGGCATCGGCCTGTCGCCCGACAAGATGCTGCTGGGCCGCGCGTTCGCCTACAACGACGCGCAGCGCAACCGCATCGGCGCCAACTTCCACCAGTTGCCCGTCAATCAGCCCAAGGTGCCCGTCAACACCTATATGATCGACGGCCCCATGACGTATCACCACACCGGCGCGGCTCCGGTGTATGCCCCGAACAGCGGCGATCGTCCTTGGGCGGATGAGACCGGCAAGGTCGATAACGGCTGGGAATCGGACGGCGAAATGGTCCGCAGCGCCTATACCCTGCGCGCGGAAGACGACGACTTCAGCCAGCCGGGCACCCTGGTGCGCGAGGTATTCAGCGACGCCGACCGCGCCGCGCTGGTCGAGACGGTGGCGGGCAGCCTGCTGGGCGGCGTGCGCGAGCCGGTCCTGAGCCGGGCTTTCCAATATTGGCGCAATGTCGATCCGGAAGTTGGCGCGCGCATCGAGGACAAAGTCCGCAAGGGCCAGGCGGGTAAGCCCGCGGAGGGTCAAGGGCAGGCTTAG
- a CDS encoding Bug family tripartite tricarboxylate transporter substrate binding protein — translation MKLVRTTARIAARAGLALTLGLGAHVAHAQADYPNHKVRVIAPQGAGGGVDVVGRLLMEQLSKRLGQSFYIENQGGAGGIIGASDTARAAPDGYTLMIAYVATHGTNPAVRKTPYDPVKSFTPIAMIGGTANMLLVGPNLGVKTLKEFVDYARQNPDKLSYGTSGNGTLNHLAMEEFKHAAGFNDLSVPYKSMSEALTDVIGGRVQTVFPGVAAGLPTVKSGRVIPLAVTGEKRQAVLPDVPTFQELGYPSMQALTWYGVVGPAKMPQAVTDKLNATVNDILKSPDFRQKLEQLGIDPMPMSPAQFGDYIAKEVGTWTQVAHDSKISID, via the coding sequence ATGAAGCTCGTACGTACCACCGCCCGTATCGCGGCGCGCGCCGGATTGGCCCTGACGCTGGGCCTGGGCGCGCACGTCGCCCATGCGCAGGCCGACTATCCCAATCACAAGGTCCGGGTCATCGCGCCGCAAGGCGCGGGCGGCGGGGTGGATGTGGTGGGCCGCCTGCTGATGGAGCAGTTGTCCAAGCGGCTGGGCCAGTCTTTCTATATCGAGAACCAGGGCGGCGCGGGCGGCATCATCGGCGCGTCCGACACGGCGCGCGCCGCGCCGGACGGCTACACGCTGATGATCGCCTACGTCGCCACGCATGGCACCAACCCCGCGGTGCGCAAGACGCCTTACGACCCGGTAAAGAGCTTCACGCCCATCGCGATGATAGGCGGCACGGCCAACATGCTGCTGGTCGGCCCCAACCTGGGCGTGAAGACACTGAAGGAGTTCGTCGACTATGCCAGGCAGAACCCCGACAAGCTCAGCTATGGCACGTCCGGCAACGGAACGCTGAACCATCTGGCGATGGAGGAGTTCAAGCACGCCGCCGGTTTCAATGACCTGTCGGTCCCCTACAAGAGTATGAGCGAGGCGTTGACGGACGTGATCGGCGGGCGCGTGCAGACGGTATTTCCCGGCGTGGCGGCGGGGCTGCCCACGGTGAAGTCCGGCCGGGTGATCCCGCTGGCCGTCACCGGCGAAAAACGCCAGGCCGTGCTTCCCGACGTGCCTACGTTCCAGGAGCTGGGTTATCCCTCCATGCAGGCCTTGACGTGGTACGGCGTGGTGGGCCCCGCCAAGATGCCGCAGGCCGTGACGGACAAGCTCAACGCCACGGTGAACGACATCCTGAAATCGCCCGACTTCCGGCAGAAGCTGGAGCAGCTGGGCATAGACCCCATGCCGATGAGCCCCGCGCAGTTCGGCGACTACATCGCCAAGGAAGTCGGGACCTGGACCCAGGTCGCCCACGACAGCAAGATCTCCATCGACTGA
- a CDS encoding SDR family NAD(P)-dependent oxidoreductase — MSEAASRPVSGQAAMDRPLSGQVAIVTGAARNIGRAIAVELGRQGADVVVNAQRSAAEAEETAALVRQAGAHALVHLADISHPDGAQALIDAAVGGFGRIDILVNNAAIRREAPFEALDWRQWREVTGVILDGAYLCAHAAAPYLRRAPAGAIVNIGGMSAHGGSAGRAHVIAAKMGLVGLTRALAHDLSGDGVTVNCVVPGLIDTARGHSAQGTPAHHARHTTLLGRRGTAQEVADLVAFLCGPKARYLTGQTMHANGGAYLG; from the coding sequence ATGAGTGAAGCAGCGAGCCGGCCCGTATCCGGACAGGCGGCAATGGACCGGCCCTTGTCCGGACAGGTGGCGATCGTGACCGGTGCGGCGCGCAACATCGGCCGCGCGATCGCCGTCGAACTGGGGCGCCAGGGCGCGGACGTGGTGGTGAACGCCCAGCGCTCCGCCGCGGAGGCCGAGGAAACCGCCGCACTGGTGCGGCAAGCCGGCGCCCATGCGCTGGTGCACCTGGCGGATATCTCGCATCCGGACGGCGCGCAGGCACTGATCGACGCCGCCGTGGGCGGTTTCGGGCGCATCGATATCCTGGTCAACAACGCAGCCATCCGGCGCGAGGCGCCGTTCGAAGCGCTGGACTGGCGGCAATGGCGCGAGGTCACGGGCGTGATCCTGGACGGCGCGTATCTGTGCGCGCATGCCGCCGCGCCCTACCTGCGCCGCGCGCCGGCGGGCGCCATCGTCAACATCGGCGGCATGTCCGCGCACGGCGGATCGGCCGGCCGCGCCCATGTGATCGCCGCCAAGATGGGCCTGGTCGGCCTGACCCGCGCGCTGGCGCATGACCTGAGCGGCGACGGCGTCACGGTGAATTGCGTGGTGCCGGGCCTGATCGATACGGCACGCGGCCATTCCGCGCAGGGGACTCCCGCGCATCACGCCAGGCACACGACCCTGCTGGGGCGGCGCGGCACCGCGCAGGAAGTGGCCGACCTGGTGGCCTTCCTGTGCGGACCGAAGGCCAGGTACCTGACCGGCCAGACCATGCACGCCAACGGCGGCGCCTACCTGGGCTGA
- a CDS encoding class I SAM-dependent methyltransferase has protein sequence MSIDFHSETVKDSYADRDAHADWARAIAGLLDPEGKRVVDVGCGGGIYSLAWARLGAAHVTGVDFSQVMIDTATRQAQGRDNLAFRVGSSQDTGLPAACADVVFQRALIHHLSEYTDTFREAARLLAPGGMLLVQDRTVDDVGLPGSSPHIRGYFFECFPRLRDFESGRRPDDAGVRKALEATGFTRVESRTLWETRKTYGDFDALARDLRARTGRSILHELNDAEIEALVDFIRAHVPVGAGIVEQDRWTVWSASAAHAG, from the coding sequence ATGAGCATCGATTTCCACTCTGAAACGGTCAAGGACAGCTATGCGGATCGCGACGCGCATGCGGATTGGGCGCGGGCGATTGCCGGTCTGCTCGACCCCGAGGGCAAGCGCGTGGTGGATGTGGGATGCGGCGGTGGCATCTATTCCCTGGCGTGGGCCCGGCTGGGCGCGGCCCACGTCACGGGGGTGGATTTCTCGCAAGTCATGATCGACACCGCCACCAGGCAAGCCCAGGGACGCGACAATCTGGCGTTTCGCGTCGGCTCATCGCAGGACACCGGACTGCCTGCCGCATGCGCGGACGTCGTGTTCCAGCGCGCACTGATACACCATCTGTCCGAATACACGGACACCTTTCGGGAAGCCGCGCGGCTGCTGGCGCCCGGCGGCATGCTGCTGGTGCAGGACCGTACGGTGGACGACGTCGGCCTGCCGGGATCTTCCCCGCACATACGCGGCTATTTCTTCGAGTGCTTTCCCCGCCTGCGCGACTTCGAATCCGGCCGCCGTCCCGACGACGCCGGCGTCAGGAAAGCGCTGGAGGCGACGGGCTTTACGCGCGTGGAGTCGCGCACGCTATGGGAGACCCGCAAGACCTATGGCGACTTCGACGCGCTGGCTCGCGACCTGCGCGCGCGCACCGGACGATCGATCCTGCATGAATTGAACGATGCGGAGATCGAAGCGCTGGTCGATTTCATCCGCGCGCATGTGCCGGTTGGCGCGGGTATCGTGGAGCAGGACAGGTGGACGGTGTGGTCGGCTTCCGCGGCGCATGCTGGATGA
- a CDS encoding MFS transporter, giving the protein MAAIKARVFRGTPGRVFILLCAMYFIEYVDRVNLSVAAPLIKQEFGLSNTRLGVALAAFGYCYAIFQIVCGYLGDRLGPRRMLALSGLVWALGTLVTGFATGLGGLIVARLLVGTGEGGTIPVATRAMSNWVPRERRGFAQGFTHSASRAAAALTPPLVVFMIPFVGWRGAFVVMGVVSLVWVALWYGYFRDDPREHRAITPEELAALPPYTDAARGQDGKRQAVPWLALLRRILPVTIVFFAHAWALWMYLSWLPSFFVSHFHINLKHSAFYTGAVFLAAVVGNTAGGMLTDWLYTRTGKVNAARRNVVILAFGGSILFMSGVLFVQDETVVALCLAAALFFLELSAGPVFATPMDVAPQYAGVATGFVSTAAGLAAVISPITFGYIVDVTGSYTSPFLVSIAILAVGIVMSFWMRPDKALQVPAPRPRAPRSGAPVMEFRSTAHE; this is encoded by the coding sequence ATGGCCGCTATCAAGGCAAGGGTTTTTCGTGGCACGCCGGGCAGGGTGTTCATCCTGCTGTGCGCCATGTATTTCATCGAGTACGTGGACCGCGTGAACCTGTCGGTGGCGGCGCCGCTGATCAAGCAGGAGTTCGGGCTTAGCAATACGCGCCTGGGTGTCGCGCTGGCGGCCTTCGGCTACTGCTACGCCATCTTCCAGATCGTCTGCGGCTACCTGGGCGACCGCCTGGGGCCCCGGCGCATGCTGGCCTTGTCGGGCCTGGTATGGGCGCTGGGCACGCTGGTCACCGGCTTCGCCACCGGACTGGGCGGCCTGATCGTGGCGCGCCTGCTGGTCGGCACGGGCGAGGGCGGCACCATCCCCGTCGCCACGCGGGCGATGAGCAATTGGGTCCCGCGCGAGCGACGTGGCTTCGCCCAGGGTTTCACGCATTCGGCCTCTCGCGCCGCAGCCGCGCTGACGCCGCCGCTGGTGGTCTTCATGATTCCCTTCGTGGGCTGGCGCGGCGCCTTCGTGGTGATGGGCGTCGTCAGCCTGGTGTGGGTGGCGCTGTGGTACGGCTACTTCCGCGACGACCCCCGCGAGCATCGCGCCATCACGCCGGAGGAACTGGCCGCGCTGCCGCCCTATACCGACGCGGCGCGCGGCCAGGACGGCAAGCGCCAGGCGGTGCCCTGGCTGGCGCTGCTGCGCCGGATCCTGCCCGTCACCATCGTGTTCTTCGCCCATGCCTGGGCGCTGTGGATGTACCTGAGCTGGCTGCCCAGCTTCTTCGTCTCGCATTTCCACATCAACCTGAAGCATTCGGCCTTCTATACCGGCGCGGTGTTCCTGGCCGCGGTGGTCGGCAATACCGCGGGCGGCATGCTGACGGACTGGCTTTATACGCGCACCGGCAAGGTGAATGCCGCGCGCCGCAATGTGGTCATCCTGGCCTTCGGCGGGTCCATCCTGTTCATGTCCGGCGTGCTGTTCGTGCAGGACGAGACCGTAGTGGCGCTATGCCTGGCGGCCGCGCTGTTCTTCCTGGAATTGAGCGCGGGGCCCGTCTTCGCCACGCCCATGGACGTGGCGCCGCAGTATGCCGGCGTGGCGACCGGCTTCGTCAGCACCGCGGCGGGACTGGCCGCCGTGATCTCGCCCATCACCTTCGGCTACATCGTCGACGTGACGGGCAGCTATACCTCGCCGTTTCTGGTGTCGATCGCCATCCTGGCGGTCGGCATCGTGATGTCGTTCTGGATGCGGCCCGACAAGGCGCTGCAGGTTCCCGCGCCCCGGCCACGGGCCCCGCGGTCCGGAGCACCCGTGATGGAGTTCAGGAGCACAGCGCATGAGTGA